Genomic window (Phragmites australis chromosome 21, lpPhrAust1.1, whole genome shotgun sequence):
ctccaccaccacggcCACCGCCACCGCTCCCCGACGATGACGGCCACCGCCCGCATCAACACCGCGCCCTCCATGCACCAAAACCACCTCGAGTCGGAGGAGAGCCAGTCGCTGCTCGTCCTCGACCACTTCACCCCCGTGGCCCAAGCTCCCTCCGGCGAAGAGGCCATGGCAGCGATGGGCGCAGCCGCGATGGCGGCGGATCCCACGCTGCTCGACCCACCCCAAGCACCCTCGCCGCCTCCTTCCTTCGACCCCGCCGCAGATCTGGCCTCCCTGGCGCCGCCGATGCCGCAAGCGGAGGCGTTGTGGTCCGCGCCGGGGATGGCCACTCCTCCACCCCTCGACGAACCGGCCGCCACGACGACCACCTttccgctccccaacccgtacAGCGCGGTGGCGAGCCCGCCGGTTCCCATCCAAGGGAGCGCGGCGGGGTTTGTGGCCTCGGGCGACGACCAGGTGCTGCAGCAGCTCGCGAGGGTGCTCGCGTCGCTGGGGTACAACGAGATGGCGTCGGCGGCTGCGCTCCTCGACGACTCCCCGTCGGTCGCGAGGTGGCCCGGGGCGATCACCGTCTTTGCTGCCCCCGATGTCTTCCTCCACGCCTCCTGCCCCGAGTGCtcgcgccgccacctcctcctggaGCACATCGCCCTGGGCTACTTCCCATACTCCGAGCTTGTTGCCGCGCCCACCGTGAAGCTCCCGTCGGCCTCCGTCGGCTTCTGCCTCAACGTCGCCGCCGAGCGGGGGCCGTTCGTCATCCACCACGTCAGCCTATACGTCGACGGCGTCGAGGTCTCTCACCCTGAGCTCTACAACGACGGCCGCTACGTCGTGCATGGCCTCCACGGCTTCGTCCCGCCGCTCTCCCACACCTCCTGCCACGAAGGCTcgcaccaccaccatcgccgccaccacctcACCGCCAGATCGGCCACCACCTCCGCCgcgaccgccgcctccgtcgTGCGCATCATGATCCGCGAGGCCATATCCCGCCTGCGCGACGGCGGCTTCGGCTTCGTGGCGCTGGCCATGCGCGTCAAGTTCGGCGAGCTGGAGAAGTTGACGAACCTGACGGTGTTCGCGCTCGACGACCAAGCCATCTTCACCGGTGGAGGCCACGGCTACTTCTCGTCGGTGCACTTCCACATCGTCCCCGGCTACCGCCTCACCCGCGCCGACCTCCTGCACCTCCGCCCCGGCACCAAACTCCCCACCCTGGCCGGCGAGGACCAGAAGCTCGTCATCACCCGCGGCGCCAGCTCCGGTTCCGACGAGGTACTGATCAACTACATACCCTTGAAGGAACCTGACGTGGTGATCAATTCGCGCGTCGCTGTCCACGGCATCTACGTTCCGTTCCCCCGCCTCCACCTCGCCAACCTCGCCGCCTCGGTGGCTGTCGCCTCCGCCATCCAGATGAACGGCACCTGCGGCGTCGGGGGACCCTTCGGCGACGACTGCGCCTCCACAGCGATGACCTCTGCGACGATCCCGGCTGCTCAGGGCTACGGCGAAGGGCAGTGACGCGTGAGCCCGTCTGTTTTGTTCTTCAGAGTTTCTTAGGATTTTCGGTTCATAGTTTGGTTGCTAATGGTAGACGGGTAAATCATATGGATCTTCATCAAGCGCGATGAATTCTCATGACTTGGATCAAGTACTGGATTATGAATGTAATCTTGTGGGAAATTTGAGTGGTGATGCTGATTTCTTTTGGAACTTACCATGGTCTGTTCTGTTTTGCATAATTGCATCGGTTTGCTCCGTACCATGTCTAGTTTTCTCCTTGCATGCGTGCTCTCTGAATGTGAGTTATCAATGTTTTGATTTACCCCCTCGTGATTGGTGACTGTGAATAGATAGATTTCAACTGATTATGGTTTGATTATGTTTTGGTTGGAACCATGATCAAACCATAATGGTTTGTGTTTTCTTAGGATTTTCAGAGATGCCTTGTTGGGATTTTGCAGTCATTTGGGTGGAGGTTCATGATGCAGGGAAAAAAAATCGGCCTGGTATATTTGATATATCCGGTCTACCGAGACTACCGGTGAACTTCGCTAGAAAATTTTTTACTATGTTTACTGgcattttatttgaattttatttaaattttatttaaattttgtcCGTCATATCCGATATATCATATTTACCGCGAAAAAACCCTATCATGATGCATGAAGAGTTCATGTGAAATGTTGTGGTTCAGAACTTGGGTCGAGTATCGCGCAtgaatgaaatcttggtagaaATTGGAATGGTGATGCTgttttatttatgaaattaccACGGTCTGTCCTGTTTTCCATCTGCTTGCTTGGGTTCATATCGAGTGTTACCCCTGCATGCGTGCTCTCTGCAGTGGTGTTTGGTTAACCAACGGAAGAAAATGACAGAAATGGGAACGATTAGTTGTCCCTCTCACCTGCGCCAATCAAATGGCCGAGATCATAAAAAGGCTCCTCCCAACTTGAGCAAACCGAGCACCTGACCACCTAGTGCCCTCTTCcatgggttgttccattttcGCCATGGTCTCCAAGCTCAGCTCCCAAGGCCTCAACCTCTTCCTTTCTAGGACACAAGCTCTCAAAATCTGAATGCAAAATTGAGTCGTTGGCTTGTCGGGATTTTGTAGATTCCAGGATTCACAACATCTGAGGCGTCAGAATATAGCAGCGGCATGGACCAGCCCAGGGACGGTGGCGAGCTCATAGGGGAGGGGCTGCACCTTCGAGTCACCATCGCCAAGCCATGGAGGCTGCACCCCAGCCGCAGTCGAGCACGCCAAAAGGTACTGACGCCACCGTGGACGGTGGACCTCAGCACGTCTAGCAGGCAAGGTCTCGACACCGCCGAGGTCACCCGCCGCCCCGCCCTCACCAGCGCCGCTCTGCCGTCGTCGTCGTTGCTCCCGTCTTGACGCCGCGGCCACCACGCCATGCGACGTTTCTGCCCGCTCCCAGCTTCAACCACCCGTTGCTCCTCGTCCCGGCCTCCCCATCTGTAATGCCccaaaaattatataaataagTATTGATTGGACATTTTAAAAAGGATATGAAAAGTTGACATTTTAATCCGCCATTTGGATGGATAATCGGAGACCACGGATACGTAGGGCTCATCGAAATGATTCATTTTCTTATTAACTCTAGAGCCctactctctccctccccatAGCAGCAGCCACCTTCTAAACTTCAcgtagaaggaagaaagagagggggaaaaaagaaagaagggggaggagatcaggaggaggaggaagggggcCGACGCCCCTCTCACCCAGGTAGAAATTCCTTTCCTATTTTTCTTGTGTTGAGCTCCTCCCCATCCCCTCCCATCTGCATCTTGTGGAGCTGCTAGTCTGTGCAGCAGCAAGGAAGAACgagaaaggaaggaggagaaaggaagaagggaaggagaagaaggagaagaaagaggaaaaccCTAAGCTCTTATCAAGTTGCTCGTGGTTGTCCTAGGTGAGGATTAGCCACCCTAATCCTCTCCTTTTGGGTTGATTTTTGTGTTTAGATCTCGAGTTTAGAGAGGGCTTAGGTTGAGGTTTGGTCGAAATCAGTTTCGTCCTCGTTCTGAAATCCGTTAGATTTGTGCAATCCTTGTTCAACGTCGTTTTTGGGCGTGTTAGCGTCTGAAATAAATTTGCCCACCATGAACAAAATTATAGGGGACTTCAATACCTTTCTTTTGGCACCAAGATTACCCTCATAGCCTCTGTAGTTTGCGATAACATTGCTAAGCCGTGATCAAACTTACTGAGAAGGGGTGTTCCTTTTGTATGGGACGATGATTGTGAGGCCAGTTTTCAGGCTCTGAAGGATAAGTTAGTTAATGCCCCTATTCTTGTTTTGCCTGAGAGTGGCAAGCGCTTCACAGTGTATACAGATGCTTCCCGTGTTGGACTTGgttgtgtgcttatgcaggagGGCAAGGTAATCGCTTATTCCTCCGGGCAGTTGAAGAAACATGAACAAAATTATCCCACACACGACCTAAAGTTGGCTGCAGTGGTTTTTGCATTGAAGATATGCAGACATTATCTCTATGGTGAGTCCTGTGATATGTTTACtaatcataagagtctcaagtacatcTTTACTTAGAAGGAGCTAAATTTGAGGCAGCGGAGATGGGTAGAGTTGATTAAGGACTATGATCTGACGATTCAGTATCATCCGGGAAAAGCAAATATGGTGGTTGATGCTCTTAGCAGGACAGGCGTTCCTAAGGCCGCTATGCCTTTGGTTGCAGACTTGGATCGTATGGGTGTATCCTTTTGTTTGACAGGGACTGCTCGTGAGGAGACTCAGATGCTCATTCAATCCTCTATTTTTGACCATGTGCGGGAGGCTCAGCAGCATGATCGTTTGCTACAAGAGGTTCGTAAGAGGATTGCAGAAGGCAGGCCTAGAGAGTTCAGTATCGATGAGTAGGGTGTTGTTCATTTCAGGGGACATCTCTGTG
Coding sequences:
- the LOC133903836 gene encoding fasciclin-like arabinogalactan protein 21; amino-acid sequence: MAPLHVSLLLLVPLVLPLGTLLSAAASHHTSPASTPAHLHHHGHRHRSPTMTATARINTAPSMHQNHLESEESQSLLVLDHFTPVAQAPSGEEAMAAMGAAAMAADPTLLDPPQAPSPPPSFDPAADLASLAPPMPQAEALWSAPGMATPPPLDEPAATTTTFPLPNPYSAVASPPVPIQGSAAGFVASGDDQVLQQLARVLASLGYNEMASAAALLDDSPSVARWPGAITVFAAPDVFLHASCPECSRRHLLLEHIALGYFPYSELVAAPTVKLPSASVGFCLNVAAERGPFVIHHVSLYVDGVEVSHPELYNDGRYVVHGLHGFVPPLSHTSCHEGSHHHHRRHHLTARSATTSAATAASVVRIMIREAISRLRDGGFGFVALAMRVKFGELEKLTNLTVFALDDQAIFTGGGHGYFSSVHFHIVPGYRLTRADLLHLRPGTKLPTLAGEDQKLVITRGASSGSDEVLINYIPLKEPDVVINSRVAVHGIYVPFPRLHLANLAASVAVASAIQMNGTCGVGGPFGDDCASTAMTSATIPAAQGYGEGQ